The following proteins come from a genomic window of Acomys russatus chromosome 17, mAcoRus1.1, whole genome shotgun sequence:
- the Slc25a32 gene encoding mitochondrial folate transporter/carrier, producing MTGQGQSAAGSAAWSAVFRHVRYENLVAGVSGGVLSNLALHPLDLVKIRFAVSDGLEVRPKYNGILHCLTTIWKVDGLRGLYQGVTPNVWGAGLSWGLYFFFYNAIKSYKTEGRAEQLEPVEYLVSAAEAGAMTLCITNPLWVTKTRLMLQYGGVVNPSQRQYKGMFDALVKIYKHEGVRGLYKGFVPGLFGTSHGALQFMAYELLKLKYNEHVSRVPGAQLSTAEYIAVAALSKIFAVAATYPYQVVRARLQDQHVAYGGVMDVIIKTWRKEGIGGFYKGIAPNLIRVTPACCITFVVYENVSHFLHDLRKEKVS from the exons ATGACAGGCCAGGGCCAGTCTGCGGCCGGGTCGGCGGCGTGGAGCGCGGTGTTCCGCCACGTCCGGTACGAGAACCTGGTGGCTGGTGTGAGCGGCGGGGTCTTGTCCAACCTGGCGCTGCACCCGCTGGATCTCGTGAAGATCCGCTTCGCTG TGAGTGATGGGCTGGAAGTAAGACCAAAATATAATGGAATCTTACACTGCTTGACTACCATTTGGAAAGTTGATGGACTACGAGGACTTTATCAAGGAGTGACCCCGAATGTGTGGGGTGCAGGTTTATCCTGGGGACTCTACTTTTTCTT ttACAATGCCATCAAGTCATATAAGACAGAGGGAAGAGCTGAGCAGTTAGAGCCAGTAGAATACCTCGTGTCTGCTGCTGAAGCTG GAGCCATGACACTCTGCATTACAAACCCATTATGGGTAACGAAAACCCGCCTTATGTTGCAGTATGGAGGTGTTGTTAACCCTTCACAGAGACAGTACAAAGGAATGTTTGATGCACTtgtgaaaatatataaacatgaagGTGTGCGTGGACTGTACAAG GGCTTTGTCCCTGGGCTGTTTGGAACATCGCACGGTGCCCTTCAATTTATGGCGTATGAGCTCCTAAAGCTGAAGTACAATGAGCACGTCAGCAGAGTGCCAGGCGCCCAGCTG AGCACAGCAGAATATATCGCTGTTGCAGCACTATCCAAAATATTTGCCGTAGCAGCAACGTACCCATATCAGGTTGTGAGAGCCCGCCTTCAGGATCAGCATGTGGCTTATGGCGGCGTCATGGATGTCATCATAAAGACGTGGAG GAAAGAAGGCATCGGTGGATTTTACAAAGGAATTGCCCCCAATTTGATTAGAGTGACTCCAGCCTGCTGTATCACCTTCGTGGTTTATGAAAATGTCTCACACTTTTTACATGAccttagaaaagagaaagtaagcTAA